From the Esox lucius isolate fEsoLuc1 chromosome 21, fEsoLuc1.pri, whole genome shotgun sequence genome, one window contains:
- the abca4a gene encoding retinal-specific phospholipid-transporting ATPase ABCA4a isoform X3 has product MGTISQVRLLLWKNWIIRKRQKIRFFMEIMWPVVLFMGLVWLRRANPLYRQHECHFPNKAMPSSGILPWIQGIFCNANNPCFQYTTKGEGSGTVSNYNNSILARLYVDAQKHLFSDPEFLQLGQLWREMLTMSTFMDTLRTSPEQVTGRGLKVEDILKDDETLTSFLLRDVPLSVTVVNELVSAKIRPEQFAFGVPDLHLKDIACSQTLLEHFIILPSRRGLYGVLSALCSLSAQTLQDIEERLYANVDFFKLFRLLPQVLDNHSSGIDLHFWSRVLSAASEKWRELSKTNSFKALVEVISPLFHSPGPPGSSPPSLSQLIAVVSSLVCGYTQEGFSQVASLNWYEDNNYKAFMGINDSTRGGQGNYTHDHTTTLFCNDMMKDLESDLITRTTWRLVKPMLMGKILYAPDSPAVRQIIRNANTTFEELERLRTMGRAWEEVSPQVWDFFQDSVQMNMIRDTIRNPTVRDYIDRSLQDTEFSSKHILNFLDNRPIEHRENDMANFDWRNVFNLTDQVIRMMNRYGECLLLDKFSGLNDEEQLTQRALSLMEESKFWAGLVFMETYPWTTKVPPHVKFKIRMDIDSVERTNKIKDRYWDPGPRADPMEDLRYVWGGFAYLQDMIEHGIIRTQTGKDWSLGVYLQQMPYPCYVDDVFMLTLNRCFPIFMVLAWVYSVSMMVKSIVLEKEMRLKETLKAMGVTNGVLWVTWFVDSFLTMAASTALLTGIIMCFLLSVFFNKANLAAACSGIIYFTLYLPHILCFAWQEHITKDNKIMVSLMSQVAFGFGTEYLSRYEEQGLGLQWDNIRTSPLDGDEYSFLTSISMMALDTVLYAVLAWYLDSVSPGQYGIGRPFYFPILPSYWLNYRYPKPKELAKPSFDHPVNQAGEKQKINHEAGDEQKTTKIVQEVTSCKHQDKRERLGETDNAEEEEKNNVNQEEKQNGESKGLPSHPYFEGEPEGLVEGVCVQNLVKVFERSQKPAVDGLSIVFYESQITAFLGHNGAGKTTTMSILTGMFPPTAGTASIYGKDIRTEMDTIRRSLGMCPQHNILFHHMTVAEHILFYSLLKGGSLSEAELEVENMLEDLGMPHKKDEEAQNLSGGMQRKLSVAMAFVGGAKVVILDEPTSGVDPYSRRSIWDLLLKYRSGRTVILSTHHMDEADLLSDRVAIISQGRLHCCGSPLFLKNCFGAGFYLTLVRRMKYEGPKTKMQCDCAVECSCKCSTCAEYKHELSQPKTPDRQMDGDVSSITQLIHHHVPEACLVEAVGQELTYLLPHRGFNPRAYASLFRELEETHSDMGLSSFGVSDTSLEEIFLKVTADGEAKGKKTTVEEADAGLQANGEGIGGVCEGRGGRGSRQVKGLCLILKQFFALLIKRFHHATRSHKDFFAQIVLPASFVFISLMFTTIVPPFGEYPSLTLSPWMYGRQFTFFSNERATDPEMRYFGEVLLNKPGFGTRCMVDEPLKDFPCNNITTEWEVPLVNPALIDMLDGPEWTPVNSSPGCQCSTPRKLTMLPNCPEGAGGLPPPQRIQSTGDVLLDLTGRNISDYLVKTYPSLIKASLKSKYWVNEQRYGGISVGGQLPVLDVDPKTIQDVASQLGRLLNITGGKYSKQTLQDIGTFLRYMESQYNVKVWYNNKGWHAMVAFMNVANNAILRANLPKDASLDTYGITAINHPLNLTKEQLSEVTVLNTSVDAVVAICVIFAMSFVPASFVLYLIQERMTQAKHLQFVSGVSPVVYWMANFLWDMVNYCISATLVVGIFIAFDKRCYTSSTNLQPLVALLMLYGWSVTPMMYPMSFIFSIPSTAYVSLSCINLFIGINSSAITFILDLFDSASTLYKCNQLLKKVLLVFPHYCLGRGLIDMAMNQAVADVYARFGEDFSLDPYSWDFLGKNLIFMTAEGFIYFLINILIQYRFFLDHWITDCKKGPITEEDVDVAQERQHIYNGGSRSDILKIRDLTKTYMGKSKPAVDRICMGVSPGECFGLLGVNGAGKTTTFKMLTGDTDVSSGEASVTGHSILTNILDVHQNMGYCPQFDAIDELLTGREHLHLYARLRGVPESEIGTVADWAIQKLGLAEYAGRPAGTYSGGNKRKLSTAIAMIGCPPLVLLDEPTTGMDPHSRRFLWNSIMSVIQDDRAVVLTSHSMEECEALCTRLAIMVNGTFQCLGTIQHLKYKFGDGYLVTMKIKASTPGNPPDLNPAEAFMESTFPGCVQREKHYNTLQYEISSSSLARIFQLVLANKDCLNIEDYSVSQTTLDQVFVNFAKQQSGEEDNIVLHPRAAGARRKEIKVTPLSCLGK; this is encoded by the exons TTTGCGTTTGGCGTTCCTGATCTCCACCTGAAGGACATCGCCTGCAGTCAGACCCTGCTAGAGCACTTCATTATCTTGCCCAGCCGCAGGGGTCTGTATGGGGTGCTCAGCGCTTTGTGTTCCCTCTCAGCGCAGACACTCCAGGACATAGAGGAAAGACTCTACGCTAATGTGGACTTCTTCAAACTCTTCCGTCTG CTTCCCCAGGTCTTGGATAACCATTCCAGTGGAATAGACCTACACTTCTGGTCTAGAGTCCTTTCCGCTGCTTCTGAAAAGTGGCGAGAg TTGTCAAAGACGAACAGCTTCAAAGCTCTGGTGGAGGTGATTTCTCCCCTGTTCCACTCTCCGGGTCCTCCAGGGTCATCTCCACCATCTTTGAGCCAGCTGATAGCAGTTGTGTCCAGCCTGGTATGTGGCTACACGCAGGAGGGCTTCTCTCAGGTGGCTTCCCTGAACTGGTACGAGGACAACAACTACAAGGCCTTCATGGGGATCAATGACAGCACCCGCGGAGGACAGGGGAATTACACTCACGACCACACCACCA CTCTGTTCTGCAATGACATGATGAAGGACCTGGAGTCCGACCTCATCACCAGGACCACGTGGAGGTTGGTCAAACCCATGCTGATGGGGAAGATCCTCTACGCACCAGATTCTCCAGCCGTCAGACAGATCATCCGAAAT GCAAACACCACATTTGAGGAGCTGGAGAGGCTGAGAACGATGGGTCGAGCCTGGGAAGAGGTGAGCCCTCAGGTCTGGGACTTCTTCCAGGACAGCGTTCAGATGAACATGATCAGG GACACCATAAGGAATCCCACTGTGAGAGACTATATTGACAGAAGCCTTCAGGACACAGAGTTCTCCTCTAAACACATTCTGAATTTCCTGGACAACAGGCCAATAGAACACAGGGAAAATGACATGGCCAACTTTGATTGGAGGAATGTCTTCAACCTCACAGACCAAGTCATCCGCATGATGAACCGATATGGAGAG TGTCTACTCCTGGATAAGTTCTCCGGGctgaatgatgaggaacagCTGACTCAGAGAGCGCTGAGTCTGATGGAGGAGAGCAAGTTCTGGGCTGGTCTTGTCTTCATGGAGACCTACCCGTGGACAACCAAGGTCCCTCCCCACGTCAAGTTCAAAATCCGCATGGACATTGACTCTGTGGAGCGTACCAATAAAATCAAAGACAG ATACTGGGACCCTGGCCCCAGGGCGGACCCCATGGAAGATCTGCGTTATGTGTGGGGGGGCTTTGCCTACCTCCAGGACATGATTGAGCATGGCATTATCAGGACCCAGACAGGAAAAGACTGGTCTCTTGGCGTCTACCTACAACAGATGCCCTATCCGTGCTATGTAGATGACGT CTTCATGCTGACTTTGAACCGTTGCTTTCCCATTTTCATGGTGCTGGCATGGGTCTACTCCGTGTCTATGATGGTGAAGAGCATTGTCCTAGAGAAGGAGATGAGGCTCAAGGAGACCTTGAAGGCCATGGGCGTCACCAACGGCGTCCTGTGGGTCACATGGTTTGTAGACAGCTTCCTCACCATGGCTGCCAGCACTGCGTTGCTCACAGGGATCATCATG TGTTTCCTGCTCAGTGTGTTCTTCAACAAggctaacctggctgcagcctGCAGTGGCATTATCTACTTCACCCTCTACCTGCCCCACATCCTCTGCTTCGCATGGCAGGAGCACATCACCAAGGATAACAAGATCATGGTG AGCCTGATGTCCCAGGTGGCTTTTGGTTTTGGGACAGAGTACCTGTCCCGGTATGAGGAGCAGGGTCTCGGTCTGCAGTGGGACAACATTCGGACCAGCCCGCTGGATGGGGATGAGTACTCGTTTCTCACCTCCATCTCCATGATGGCCCTAGACACCGTTCTCTACGCTGTCCTGGCCTGGTACCTGGACAGTGTCTCCCCAG GGCAGTATGGAATTGGTCGTCCATTTTATTTCCCCATCTTGCCATCATACTGGCTCAACTACAGATACCCAAAGCCTAAAGAGTTGGCGAAACCTAGCTTTGACCACCCGGTAAACCAGGCTGGAGAGAAGCAGAAAATCAATCATGAAGCAGGTGACGAGCAGAAGACTACAAAAATTGTACAAGAGGTTACATCATGCAAGCACCAGGACAAACGAGAGCGGCTGGGGGAAACAGACAACGcggaagaggaagagaaaaacaatgtaaaccaAGAGGAAAAACAAAACGGAGAAAGCAAGG GTCTGCCCAGTCACCCCTACTTCGAGGGGGAGCCAGAGGGGCTGGTAGAGGGTGTCTGTGTTCAGAACCTGGTCAAAGTGTTCGAAAGGAGCCAGAAACCGGCAGTGGATGGACTGAGCATAGTCTTCTATGAAAGCCAGATCACTGCTTTCCTGGGACACAATGGAGCTGGGAAGACTACCACCAT GTCCATCCTGACCGGGATGTTCCCTCCCACCGCGGGCACGGCCTCCATCTATGGAAAGGACATCCGGACGGAAATGGACACTATCAGACGCTCTCTGGGAATGTGTCCCCAGCACAACATCCTCTTTCACCA TATGACTGTGGCAGAACACATCCTCTTCTACTCTCTACTGAAGGGAGGTTCCCTGTCTGAGGCTGAgttggaggtggagaacatgctGGAGGATCTGGGAATGCCCCACAAGAAGGACGAGGAGGCGCAGAACCTCTCAG GGGGCATGCAGAGGAAGTTGTCTGTTGCCATGGCATTTGTGGGCGGTGCCAAGGTAGTGATTTTGGACGAGCCAACGTCAGGGGTGGACCCATACTCTAGACGCTCCATCTGGGATCTGCTGCTCAAGTACCGATCAG GACGTACAGTGATCCTGTCCACTCACCACATGGACGAGGCTGACCTGCTGAGTGACCGTGTGGCCATCATCTCTCAGGGCCGTCTCCACTGCTGCGGCTCGCCGCTCTTCCTGAAAAACTGCTTCGGCGCCGGCTTCTACCTCACACTCGTCCGACGCATGAAGTACGAGGGACCCAAGACCAAG ATGCAGTGTGACTGTGCTGTGGAGTGCTCCTGTAAGTGCTCCACCTGTGCCGAGTACAAACACGAGTTGTCTCAACCCAAAACCCccgacagacagatggacg GGGACGTGTCGAGCATCACACAGTTGATCCATCATCACGTCCCTGAGGCCTGTCTGGTTGAAGCCGTCGGTCAGGAGCTGACCTACCTGTTGCCCCATCGAGGGTTCAACCCCAGGGCCTATGCCTCCCTGTTCAGAGAGCTGGAGGAGACCCACTCTGACATGGGTCTCAGCAGCTTCGGCGTCTCGGACACATCCCTGGAAGAG ATATTCTTGAAAGTGACAGCTGATGGTGAAGCcaaagggaaaaaaacaactgtggaAG AGGCAGATGCGGGGCTCCAGGCCAATGGGGAGGGCATTGGAGGGGTGTGTGAGGGCAGGGGGGGGCGGGGCTCCAGACAGGTGAAAGGTCTCTGTCTGATTCTGAAACAGTTCTTCGCCCTGCTCATCAAACGGTTTCACCATGCCACAAGATCACATAAAGACTTCTTTGCCCAG aTTGTGTTGCCTGCCAGTTTTGTATTCATATCGCTGATGTTCACTACGATCGTGCCGCCGTTTGGCGAGTATCCCAGCCTAACTCTCAGCCCCTGGATGTATGGACGACAGTTCACCTTTTTCAG TAATGAGCGTGCCACGGATCCTGAGATGAGATATTTTGGAGAGGTGCTGCTGAACAAGCCTGGCTTTGGGACTCGCTGCATGGTGGATGAACCTCTGAA GGACTTTCCATGTAATAACATCACTACGGAATGGGAGGTGCCGCTGGTGAACCCTGCTTTGATTGACATGTTGGATGGACCAGAGTGGACCCCAGTTAACTCGTCACCAGGCTGCCAGTGTAGCACCCCTAGGAAACTCACCATGCTGCCTAACTGCCCTGAGGGAGCCGGGGGACTGCCTCCCCCACAG AGGATCCAGTCGACAGGTGATGTCCTGTTGGACTTGACAGGCAGAAATATCTCTGATTACCTGGTAAAGACGTACCCCTCCCTCATCAAGGCCAGTTTGAAAAGCAAATACTGGGTGAATGAACAAAG ATATGGAGGTATATCTGTGGGAGGACAACTTCCTGTATTAGACGTGGACCCTAAGACCATTCAGGATGTAGCATCCCAGCTGGGACGACTGCTCAATATTACTGGG GGAAAATACTCCAAACAAACTCTGCAGGACATTGGAACCTTCTTACGATACATGGAAAGTCAATACAATGTCAAG GTGTGGTACAACAACAAGGGCTGGCATGCCATGGTGGCTTTTATGAATGTAGCCAACAATGCCATCCTCAGAGCCAACCTGCCTAAAGACGCCAGCCTGGATACATATGGCATCACCGCCATCAACCACCCTCTCAACCTTACCAAGGAACAACTGTCAGAAGTCACTGT CCTGAACACCTCAGTGGATGCGGTGGTGGCTATCTGTGTCATCTTTGCCATGTCATTTGTCCCAGCCTCCTTTGTCCTCTATCTCATCCAGGAGAGGATGACACAGGCTAAACACCTCCAGTTTGTCAGTGGGGTCAGTCCCGTTGTCTACTGGATGGCCAACTTCCTCTGGGACATG GTGAATTATTGTATTAGTGCAACGCTGGTGGTGGGCATTTTCATTGCCTTTGACAAGAGGTGTTACACATCGTCAACCAACCTCCAACCCCTGGTGGCTCTGCTGATGCTCTATGG GTGGTCTGTGACGCCCATGATGTACCCCATGTCGTTCATCTTCAGCATCCCAAGTACAGCATACGTATCTCTCTCCTGCATCAACTTGTTCATTGGCATCAACAGCAGTGCCATCACCTTCATTCTGGACCTGTTTGACAGCGCATCG ACTCTTTATAAGTGTAACCAACTGCTGAAGAAGGTGCTGTTGGTGTTCCCTCACTACTGTCTGGGCCGCGGTCTGATTGACATGGCTATGAATCAGGCAGTTGCTGATGTCTATGCCCGCTTTG GTGAAGATTTCAGTCTGGACCCCTACAGCTGGGATTTTCTAGGGAAGAACCTGATCTTCATGACTGCTGAGGGCTTTATCTATTTCCTTATCAATATCCTGATTCAGTATCGCTTCTTTCTGGATCACTG GATCACAGACTGTAAGAAGGGTCCAATCACGGAGGAGGATGTGGACGTGGCGCAGGAGAGACAACACATCTATAATGGAGGAAGCAGGAGTGACATCCTAAAGATCAGAGACCTCACCAAG aCATATATGGGGAAGAGTAAGCCAGCAGTGGACAGGATATGTATGGGAGTGTCGCCTGGGGAG TGCTTTGGCCTCCTGGGTGTGAACGGGGCAGGGAAGACCACCACCTTCAAGATGTTGACTGGAGACACTGATGTCAGTTCAGGAGAAGCCTCTGTCACGGGCCACAG CATCCTGACCAACATCCTGGACGTGCACCAAAACATGGGCTACTGCCCCCAGTTTGATGCCATAGACGAGCTGCTGACTGGCAGAGAGCACCTCCACCTCTACGCCCGCCTCAGAGGGGTGCCTGAGTCGGAGATCGGCACG GTGGCAGACTGGGCAATTCAGAAGCTGGGTCTGGCGGAGTACGCGGGCCGCCCAGCTGGAACCTACAGCGGCGGGAACAAGAGGAAACTTTCCACAGCCATCGCCATGATTGGCTGTCCTCCTCTGGTCCTGCTG GACGAGCCCACCACAGGCATGGACCCCCACTCACGTCGTTTCTTGTGGAACTCCATAATGAGTGTTATCCAGGATGACCGGGCAGTGGTCCTCACCTCACACAGTATGGAGGAATGCGAGGCTCTGTGTACACGACTAGCTATTATGGTCAATGGAACTTTCCAATGTCTGGGCACCATTCAGCATCTCAAATACAA GTTTGGTGACGGTTACTTGGTCACCATGAAGATCAAAGCTTCCACACCTGGTAATCCACCTGACCTGAACCCAGCAGAAGCCTTCATGGAAAGTACCTTCCCCGGCTGTGTCCAGAGGGAAAAACACTACAACACGCTACAGTATGagatctcctcctcctctctggccAGGATTTTCCAGCTGGTCCTGGCCAACAAAGACTGCCTCAACATAGAGGACTACTCTGTCTCACAGACCACCCTCGACCAG GTGTTTGTGAATTTTGCCAAGCAGCAGTCAGGAGAGGAGGACAACATTGTGCTGCATCCGCGGGCTGCTGGGGCTCGCAGAAAAGAAATCAAGGTCACACCTCTAAGTTGTCTGGGAAAATGA